One genomic segment of Pleurocapsa minor HA4230-MV1 includes these proteins:
- a CDS encoding NADH-quinone oxidoreductase subunit M has product MLSFLLWLPVIGASIVGFMPGKAESGQLRQITTVFAVVTFVWTIWLLTQFDLSLAGWQFAEYLPWIKPIGLSYSLAVDGLSLPLLVLNALLTIIAIYSIGENVERPRLYYALLLLINAGITGALVAQNLLLFVIFYEIELIPFYLMIAIWGGEKRNYAATKFLLYTAVSGLLVLAAFLGIGFLNEVISFDYDTISTQGLSLTTQLILLSVLLVGFGIKIPLVPLHTWLPDAYTEASPSVTILLGGILAKLGTYGLIRFGLQLFPETWSVVAPGLAIVGTISVLYGALSAIAQKDIKRMVAYSSIGHMGYILVAVAAGTQLSILGAVAQMIGHGLILALLFHLVGIVERKVGTRDLDVLNGLMNPIRGLPLTSGLLIMAGMASAGIPGLVGFVAEFIIFQGSFSTFPIPTLLCIIASGLTAVYFIILLNRTCFGKLDNKLAYYPAVLKSESIPAFVLTAIILFLGIQPNWLVRWIEPTTNLLAVNVHHTEQVAMSPKGLARKLALQ; this is encoded by the coding sequence ATGCTGAGTTTTTTACTATGGCTACCTGTAATAGGAGCAAGTATCGTTGGATTTATGCCTGGCAAGGCAGAATCAGGACAGTTACGTCAGATTACTACTGTATTTGCTGTGGTAACGTTTGTCTGGACAATTTGGCTCTTAACTCAATTCGACCTAAGTCTTGCAGGATGGCAATTTGCCGAGTATTTACCTTGGATTAAACCAATTGGTTTAAGTTATAGCTTGGCAGTCGATGGTTTATCTTTGCCCTTGTTAGTTTTAAATGCTCTACTGACCATTATTGCAATTTATAGTATTGGCGAAAATGTCGAACGTCCTCGACTTTATTATGCTTTGCTATTGTTAATCAATGCTGGAATTACAGGGGCATTAGTAGCGCAAAATCTCTTACTGTTTGTCATTTTCTATGAAATAGAATTGATTCCCTTCTATCTAATGATCGCTATCTGGGGAGGGGAAAAAAGAAACTATGCCGCCACTAAGTTTTTACTCTATACAGCAGTATCGGGACTACTAGTATTGGCTGCTTTTTTAGGCATTGGTTTCCTCAATGAAGTAATCAGTTTTGATTACGATACTATTTCTACCCAAGGCTTATCCCTTACTACTCAATTAATTTTATTAAGCGTCTTACTAGTAGGGTTTGGCATTAAAATTCCCTTAGTTCCTCTCCATACTTGGCTACCAGATGCCTATACAGAAGCTTCTCCATCTGTGACGATTCTTTTAGGAGGAATCTTAGCTAAATTGGGTACTTATGGCTTAATTCGCTTTGGTTTACAGTTATTCCCCGAAACCTGGTCAGTAGTTGCTCCAGGATTGGCAATTGTCGGCACGATTAGCGTACTCTATGGAGCATTAAGTGCGATCGCTCAAAAAGATATTAAACGTATGGTAGCCTATAGTTCGATTGGACACATGGGCTATATCTTGGTTGCTGTTGCTGCGGGAACACAATTAAGTATTTTGGGTGCAGTAGCCCAAATGATCGGACACGGTTTGATCTTGGCTTTACTATTTCATCTTGTGGGTATTGTCGAACGCAAAGTCGGAACTCGCGATCTCGATGTCCTCAATGGCTTAATGAATCCGATTCGGGGTTTACCCCTCACCAGCGGATTGCTAATTATGGCAGGAATGGCGAGTGCAGGAATCCCTGGTTTAGTGGGCTTTGTAGCAGAATTTATAATTTTTCAGGGCAGTTTCAGTACTTTTCCTATCCCAACCCTGCTTTGCATCATTGCCTCTGGTTTAACAGCGGTTTACTTCATCATTTTGCTTAATCGCACCTGCTTTGGCAAATTAGATAACAAATTGGCATATTACCCTGCTGTCCTAAAATCAGAAAGCATTCCTGCCTTCGTTTTAACTGCAATTATTCTTTTCTTAGGGATTCAACCCAACTGGCTAGTACGCTGGATTGAACCGACTACCAATTTATTAGCAGTAAATGTTCACCACACCGAACAAGTAGCAATGAGTCCTAAAGGATTAGCTCGCAAGCTCGCGTTACAATGA